One Helianthus annuus cultivar XRQ/B chromosome 12, HanXRQr2.0-SUNRISE, whole genome shotgun sequence genomic region harbors:
- the LOC110894396 gene encoding ankyrin repeat-containing protein At2g01680, translating into MIMESSSSLSPRSLRFISHQSFFTAVRSNDLESVKLMVNDGEGSDTAAISGLMAMQNDGGATALYVAAENNFQEVFDYLIRFCDLETVKIRNKADSDVFSVAAQRGYLGIVNKLLGLWPELCKVCDVKNTSPLYLAAVKDHLEVVNAILDADVTCIRIVRKNGKTALHTAARYGKIDMVKTLIERDSGIVPIKDKKGQTALHMAVKGQSTAVVEELLLAGHSILNERDKKGNTAIHIATRKSRSPIVSMLLSFNTISVNVINLQQETAMDIADKLSYGPPKLAIMEALTEAGAKLARHVGRIDEEMQLKRTVSDIKHDVHSQLLQNEKTQRRVSGIAKELKKIHREAVQNTINSLTVVAVLFASIAFLAIFNLPGQYQDSGKQAGEADIARTTAFRAFCLFNATSLFISLAVVVVQITLVAWDTRAQRQIVSVVNKLMWAAGISTCGAFCSIAFVVVGKKDSWMAITMTVVGVVTVVGTLASLCYTIFQQRYGNNDSQRRIKRASGSKSFSWSYSVNISDDESDHDHEKIYAL; encoded by the exons ATGATCAtggaatcatcatcatcattgtcaCCGAGATCACTGAGATTCATCTCGCACCAGTCGTTTTTCACAGCCGTACGATCGAATGATCTAGAATCGGTGAAACTGATGGTAAACGACGGCGAAGGTTCCGATACGGCGGCGATTTCTGGTTTAATGGCGATGCAGAACGACGGCGGAGCTACGGCGTTGTATGTCGCGGCGGAGAATAACTTTCAGGAAGTGTTTGATTACTTGATTAGGTTTTGTGATCTGGAAACTGTGAAGATTAGGAATAAAGCGGATTCTGATGTGTTTTCGGTTGCGGCTCAACGCGGTTATCTAG GAATTGTTAACAAGCTTTTAGGCCTATGGCCCGAGCTTTGTAAAGTATGCGATGTGAAGAACACGAGCCCGTTGTATTTAGCGGCCGTGAAGGATCATCTGGAAGTTGTGAACGCCATTTTAGATGCAGATGTTACTTGCATAAGGATAGTGAGGAAGAATGGTAAAACGGCATTGCATACTGCAGCAAGATATGGTAAAATAGATATGGTAAAAACACTTATTGAAAGAGATTCAGGAATCGTACCGATTAAAGATAAAAAGGGTCAAACTGCACTTCATATGGCTGTAAAAGGGCAGAGTACTGCTGTCGTGGAGGAGTTATTGCTTGCGGGTCACTCCATTTTAAATGAGCGTGACAAGAAGGGTAACACTGCCATTCATATAGCTACAAGGAAATCCCGATCACCG aTTGTAAGCATGTTGCTGAGCTTCAACACAATAAGTGTCAATGTAATCAATCTTCAACAAGAAACCGCCATGGATATAGCGGATAAGCTGAGCTATGGCCCACCAAAGTTAGCAATCATGGAAGCCCTCACTGAAGCTGGTGCCAAACTCGCTCGTCATGTTGGTAGAATCGATGAAGAAATGCAACTCAAAAGGACCGTTAGTGACATCAAACATGATGTCCATTCACAACTCTTACAAAACGAAAAAACACAAAGACGTGTTTCGGGTATAGCTAAAGAACTCAAAAAGATTCACAGGGAAGCtgtccaaaacactatcaattcATTAACAGTCGTTGCTGTCTTATTCGCGTCCATAGCTTTTTTGGCAATCTTCAATCTCCCCGGCCAGTATCAGGATTCGGGTAAACAAGCGGGTGAAGCCGATATTGCCCGCACTACAGCTTTTCGGGCTTTTTGTCTTTTTAACGCCACGTCACTGTTTATATCTCTAGCGGTTGTGGTGGTTCAAATCACGTTGGTAGCGTGGGACACGCGGGCCCAGAGACAGATTGTTTCGGTTGTGAATAAGTTAATGTGGGCAGCAGGGATTAGTACTTGTGGTGCGTTTTGTTCGATTGCGTTTGTGGTGGTTGGGAAAAAGGATTCATGGATGGCTATTACAATGACTGTGGTTGGTGTCGTGACTGTTGTCGGGACACTTGCGAGTCTTTGTTATACTATTTTCCAGCAGCGTTATGGGAATAACGATTCTCAGAGGCGGATTAAGAGGGCGAGTGGAAGCAAATCTTTCTCATGGTCGTATTCGGTTAATATTTCGGATGATGAATCTGACCATGACCATGAAAAGATATATGCTCTGTGA